A window of Methylothermaceae bacteria B42 contains these coding sequences:
- the rpsP gene encoding 30S ribosomal protein S16 (binds to lower part of 30S body where it stabilizes two domains; required for efficient assembly of 30S; in Escherichia coli this protein has nuclease activity), protein MVTIRLARSGAKKRPFYHIVAADKRAKRDGRHIERLGFFNPIASGQEERLRLNMERAEYWIANGAQVSTRVKSLFKEWRKMQEEKAAAEPEAEA, encoded by the coding sequence ATGGTTACGATTCGACTGGCCCGCAGTGGTGCCAAGAAGCGTCCTTTTTATCACATTGTTGCCGCGGATAAGCGGGCAAAGCGCGATGGCCGTCACATTGAGCGTTTGGGTTTTTTTAATCCTATCGCCAGCGGTCAGGAAGAACGCTTGCGTTTGAATATGGAACGCGCGGAATACTGGATTGCCAACGGCGCTCAAGTGAGCACTCGGGTGAAAAGCTTGTTCAAGGAATGGCGCAAAATGCAGGAAGAGAAAGCTGCAGCGGAGCCGGAAGCCGAAGCTTAA
- a CDS encoding recombinase XerD yields the protein MLETDPELIQRFAEALWLEEGLSANTRQAYVTDLKQFLSWLKKPLVEVSGGDISAYLGHRFRAGANARSSARLLSSLRKFYGWLLRERLITADPCAGIDSPRLGRPIPDSLSERDVESLLEAPSVQQPLGLRDKAMLELLYATGLRVSELVKLQLNQVDSHRGLVRLMGKGGKERLVPMGEEASIWLDRYLAEARGLLLGPRQSDSLFVTQRGGPMTRQAFWYLIKRHAKRAGITRPLSPHTLRHAFATHLLNHGADLRVVQMLLGHSSLSTTQIYTHVAQERLKQIHARFHPRG from the coding sequence ATGTTAGAAACTGATCCTGAGCTGATCCAGCGTTTCGCGGAGGCTTTGTGGCTGGAAGAGGGATTGAGCGCCAATACCCGTCAAGCTTACGTCACAGATCTGAAACAGTTTTTGAGTTGGTTGAAAAAACCGTTGGTGGAAGTGAGTGGCGGAGATATTTCCGCCTATCTGGGCCATCGTTTCCGGGCGGGCGCCAATGCCCGGAGCAGCGCCAGGTTGCTTTCCTCCTTGCGCAAATTTTATGGCTGGCTATTGCGGGAAAGGTTAATTACGGCCGATCCCTGTGCCGGTATTGATTCCCCCCGCCTGGGACGTCCGATCCCCGATTCACTGAGCGAGCGGGATGTGGAAAGCCTGCTGGAAGCGCCGTCGGTACAACAACCATTGGGGCTGCGGGACAAGGCGATGCTGGAGTTGCTGTACGCCACCGGATTGCGGGTGTCCGAACTGGTGAAATTGCAATTAAATCAAGTGGACAGCCACCGGGGCCTGGTTCGCTTGATGGGAAAGGGGGGGAAGGAAAGACTGGTGCCCATGGGGGAGGAGGCATCGATATGGCTGGACCGGTATTTGGCGGAGGCAAGGGGGTTGCTGTTGGGACCGCGGCAATCCGATTCTCTGTTTGTCACCCAGCGGGGCGGGCCCATGACCCGGCAGGCTTTCTGGTATCTAATCAAGCGTCATGCCAAACGGGCAGGCATTACCCGGCCCCTGTCTCCCCATACCTTGCGCCACGCCTTTGCCACCCATTTGCTCAATCACGGTGCTGACCTTCGGGTTGTGCAAATGCTCCTTGGGCACAGTAGTCTATCGACAACGCAAATTTATACCCATGTGGCACAGGAAAGGTTAAAACAAATCCATGCCCGTTTT
- a CDS encoding 50S ribosomal protein L19 yields the protein MNIIEELDKEQMAKLGKSFPEFGPGDTVVVQVKVKEGNRERLQAFEGVVIAKRSRGLNSAFTVRKISHGEGVERVFPLHSPMVQDIQVKRRGKVRRAKLYYLRDRRGKAARIKEKI from the coding sequence ATGAATATCATAGAAGAACTCGACAAGGAACAGATGGCCAAGTTGGGCAAATCCTTTCCTGAATTTGGGCCGGGAGATACCGTGGTGGTCCAGGTGAAAGTGAAGGAAGGCAACCGCGAACGCCTGCAAGCGTTTGAGGGCGTGGTTATCGCCAAACGCAGCAGAGGACTGAATTCAGCCTTTACCGTGCGCAAAATCTCCCACGGAGAAGGGGTGGAGCGGGTTTTTCCACTCCATAGTCCAATGGTGCAGGATATTCAAGTCAAGCGCCGGGGTAAAGTGCGGCGGGCCAAGCTGTATTATCTGCGCGACCGGCGCGGTAAGGCGGCGCGGATTAAAGAGAAGATTTAA
- a CDS encoding ribosome maturation factor RimM has translation MVADEILVGKISSVFGIKGWVKVFSYTQPREQIFNYTPWFLAKKDGGLKSIQVLDSRKQGKSLVARLEGIETRQQAEALIGAQIKIQRSQLPPLEPGEYYWHDLIGLKVEDLSHRSLGRIAEMMETGANDVMIVRDEGREMLIPWIRDQVVKKVDLAAGKVQVDWDPEY, from the coding sequence ATAGTGGCCGACGAGATTCTGGTAGGCAAAATCTCAAGCGTTTTTGGAATCAAGGGTTGGGTCAAGGTTTTTTCTTATACCCAGCCGCGGGAGCAGATTTTTAATTATACGCCTTGGTTTCTGGCAAAAAAAGATGGAGGACTGAAGTCCATCCAGGTGCTGGATAGCCGTAAACAAGGGAAAAGTCTGGTGGCGCGGCTTGAAGGTATCGAAACGCGACAACAGGCGGAAGCGCTGATCGGCGCGCAAATCAAAATCCAGCGTAGCCAGTTGCCGCCTTTGGAGCCTGGGGAATATTACTGGCATGATTTGATTGGCCTGAAGGTGGAAGACCTGTCCCATCGATCCTTGGGACGGATTGCGGAAATGATGGAAACCGGCGCCAATGATGTGATGATTGTCAGGGATGAAGGCAGGGAAATGTTGATTCCCTGGATACGGGACCAGGTAGTCAAAAAGGTGGATTTGGCAGCCGGCAAGGTTCAGGTAGATTGGGATCCTGAGTATTGA
- a CDS encoding tRNA (guanine-N1)-methyltransferase, with the protein MRFDIVTLFPEMIEHASGFGVTGRAIERKLVALKTWNPRDYTEDRHRTVDDRPFGGGPGMVMKVKPLRDAIQAAKVDSEIPGRILYLSPQGKRLEQKDIARLAGENRLILVAGRYEGIDERLLETVIEEEWSIGDYVLSGGELPALVMMDAIIRLLPGVLHDPQSAEQDSYVAGLLDHPHYTRPEVIEGMKVPDILLSGNHQAIARWRMKQALGRTWQRRPDLLAKVTLSAEQQQLLDEFRSELKQGDFKR; encoded by the coding sequence ATGCGTTTTGATATCGTTACCCTGTTTCCTGAGATGATTGAACACGCCAGCGGCTTTGGCGTTACCGGGCGCGCGATTGAACGCAAGTTGGTGGCGCTCAAGACTTGGAATCCCAGAGATTACACGGAAGACCGCCACCGCACCGTGGATGACCGGCCTTTCGGCGGCGGACCGGGCATGGTGATGAAGGTCAAGCCGCTCAGGGACGCTATCCAAGCGGCAAAGGTGGATTCTGAAATACCCGGCCGGATTCTTTATCTTTCACCCCAGGGAAAAAGACTGGAACAGAAAGACATCGCCCGGCTTGCCGGGGAAAACCGGCTGATACTGGTGGCGGGCCGCTATGAAGGTATTGATGAGCGGCTCCTGGAAACCGTCATCGAGGAAGAATGGTCCATCGGTGATTATGTGCTTTCCGGGGGCGAGTTGCCGGCATTGGTGATGATGGACGCTATCATCCGGTTGTTGCCGGGGGTGTTGCACGATCCGCAGTCCGCCGAGCAGGATTCTTATGTGGCGGGACTGTTGGATCATCCTCACTACACCCGGCCGGAAGTGATTGAAGGCATGAAGGTGCCGGATATCCTGCTCAGCGGCAATCACCAGGCCATTGCCCGCTGGCGGATGAAACAGGCGCTGGGCAGGACATGGCAGCGGCGACCGGATTTATTGGCGAAAGTGACGTTGTCGGCGGAGCAGCAGCAATTATTGGATGAATTTAGAAGTGAACTGAAACAAGGGGATTTTAAGCGATGA